Proteins found in one Micropterus dolomieu isolate WLL.071019.BEF.003 ecotype Adirondacks linkage group LG12, ASM2129224v1, whole genome shotgun sequence genomic segment:
- the LOC123979974 gene encoding zinc finger protein 239-like yields the protein MTESAEFQKLRQREGLKRHHCQQCDKSYPRAGSLKIHQRGHTGEKPYSCDQCGKAFTQSAHLETHRRIHTGEKPYMCNLCGKLFGKSEHLKRHKRIHTGEKPYSCDQCMKAFTTSGQLKQHRRIHTGEKPYSCDQCGRAFTSISSLKRHHLFHTGEKPYCCDKCGKAFTTSVHRAIHQHLHTGEKPHWCDQCGKFFATSSYLKSHQRVHSEEKPYCCDHCGKFYSKSGDLENHRRVHTGEKPFGCDQCEKAFARSSTLKRHKRSHTSSF from the exons ATGACAGAATCAGCGGAGTTCCAG aAATTGAGACAAAGAGAGGGACTCAAGCGTCACCACTGTCAGCAATGTGACAAATCCTACCCAAGAGCAGGATCTTTAAAGATTCATCAGAGAggtcacactggagagaaaccgtacagctgtgaccaatgtggaaAAGCCTTCACTCAATCAGCTCACCTAGAAACCCATCGacgtattcacactggagaaaaacCATACATGTGTAACCTGTGTGGGAAACTTTTTGGTAAATCAGAGCACCTTAAAAGACACAAacgtattcacactggagagaaaccgtacagttGTGACCAATGCATGaaagctttcactacatcaggtcAACTTAAACAGCACAGGcgtattcacactggagagaaaccgtacagctgtgaccaatgtgggagAGCTTTCACTTCAATCTCCTCCCTAAAAAGACATCATCTttttcacactggagagaaaccatactgCTGTGACaaatgtgggaaagctttcacaaCATCAGTTCACCGAGCAATTCACCAACAtcttcacactggagagaaaccgcaCTGGTGCGACCAATGTGGAAAATTTTTTGCTACATCAAGTTACCTAAAAAGTCACCAACGTGTTCACTCTGAAGAGAAACCATACTGCTGTGACCATTGTGGGAAATTTTATTCTAAATCAGGTGACCTAGAAAACCACAGACGTGTTCATACTGGCGAGAAACCATTCGGATGTGACCAATGTGAGAAAGCGTTTGCACGCAGTAGTACCCTGAAACGCCACAAACGCTCTCACACTTcttcattttga
- the LOC123979975 gene encoding zinc finger protein 239-like: protein MAGTRRRRRNGLKRHRCTHCDKSFTSGYLKIHQRVHTGEKPYSCDQCGKTFTQSGALKIHQRVHTGEKPYSCELCGKNFRSLGNRKYHQCVHTGEKPYSCEQCGKHFTQSGALKIHRRVHTGEKPYWCEQCGKTFSRSGHLKNHQRVHTGEKPYRCEQCGKTFNRSHVLKKHQRVHTGEKPYWCEQCGKAFAQSNALKLHQRVHTGEKPYSCEQCGKAFTQSSALRTHQRVHTGEKPYWCEQCGKTFKSSDGLKYHEQAHTGVKPYSCGKCGKSYTKRRPLTRHKCIDKASL, encoded by the exons ATGGCCGGTACA AGAAGGAGACGAAGAAATGGACTAAAACGTCATCGCTGTACgcactgtgacaaatccttcacaTCTGGATATTTGAAGATTCATCAgcgagttcacactggagagaaaccgtacagctgtgaccagtgtgggaaaactttcactcaatcaggtgccctaaaaatccaccaacgtgttcacactggagagaaaccgtactcgTGTGAACTGTGTGGAAAAAATTTCAGGTCGTTGGGTAACCGTAAGTATCACCaatgtgttcacactggagagaaaccgtactcgtgtgaacagtgtggaaaacaTTTCACTCAATCAGGTGCCCTAAAAATCCAccgacgtgttcacactggagagaaaccgtactggtgtgaacagtgtggaaaaacttttaGTCGATCAGGTCACCTAAAAaaccaccaacgtgttcacactggagagaaaccatacaggtgtgaacagtgtggaaaaactttcaatCGATCACATGTCCTAAAGAagcaccaacgtgttcacactggagagaaaccgtactggtgtgaacagtgtggaaaagctTTCGCTCAATCAAATGCCCTAAAactccaccaacgtgttcacactggagagaaaccgtactcgtgtgaacagtgtggaaaagctTTCACTCAATCAAGTGCCCTAAGAacccaccaacgtgttcacactggagagaaaccgtactggtgtgaacagtgtggaaaaactttcaaGTCATCAGATGGCCTAAAATACCACGAACAAGCTCACACTGGAGTGAAACCATACAGCTGTGGCAAATGTGGCAAATCTTATACCAAAAGAAGACCCCTTACAAGACACAAATGCATTGACAAAGCATCATtgtga
- the LOC123979976 gene encoding zinc finger protein 271-like, with product MHLSSWTVVVSRHLSNPDRRSQTAASCSDSTDVQRRRGREGLKCHHCQHCDKSFTKSGNLKIHQRVHTGEKPYSCDQCGKAFTTSGDLKIHQRVHTGEKPYSCNQCGKTFTQSGDLKKHQRVHTGEKPYCCEQCGKTFTQSSQLKTHERVHTGEKLYSCDQCGKTFITAGQLKIHQRVHTGEKPYRCEQCGKTFALSGTLKIHQRVHTGEKPYWCEQCGKTFTRSGTLEKHQRVHTGEKPYCCEQCGKAFTTPGYLKIHQRVHTGEKPYWCDQCGKAFTQSNNLKLHQRVHTGEKLHSCEQCGKTFRTSWEVLIHQRVHTGATPYWCEQCGKTFKTSGALKTHQRVHTGEKPYWCEQCGKTFAQSGALKKHQRVHTGEKPYRCEQCGKTFTMSGNLKKHQCVHTGEKPYCCEQCGKTFTTPGYLKIHHRVHTGEKPYWCDQCGKAFTQSNNLKLHQRVHT from the exons ATGCACTTGAGCTCGTGGACAGTTGTCGTCAGTCGGCATCTAAGC AACCCGGACCGcaggagccaaacagcagcctcgtgctctgatagcaccgatgttcag agaaggagaggaagagagggactCAAATGTCATcactgtcagcactgtgacaaatccttcacaAAATCTGGAAATTTGAAGATTCATCagagagttcacactggagagaaaccgtacagctgtgaccagtgtggaaaagctttcactacatcaggtgacctaaaaatccaccaacgtgttcacactggagagaaaccgtacagctgtaaccagtgtgggaaaacgtTCACTCAATCAGGTGACCTAAAAAagcaccaacgtgttcacactggagagaaaccatactgctgtgaacagtgtgggaaaactttcactcaatCCAGCCAGCTAAAAACCCACGAACGAGTTCACACTGGCGAGAAactgtacagctgtgaccagtgtgggaaaacgtTCATTACTGCAGGTCAACTAAAAAttcaccaacgtgttcacactggagaaaaaccataccggtgtgaacagtgtggaaaaacctTTGCTCTATCAGGTaccctaaaaatccaccaacgtgttcacactggagagaaaccgtactggtgtgaacagtgtgggaaaacctTCACTCGATCAGGTACCCTAGAAAagcaccaacgtgttcacactggagagaaaccgtactgctgtgaacagtgtgggaaagctttcactacaCCAGGttacctaaaaatccaccaacgtgttcacacgggagagaaaccgtactggtgtgaccaGTGTGGAAAAGCTTTCACTCAATCAAATAACCTAAAactccaccaacgtgttcacactggagagaaactgcacagctgtgaacagtgtgggaaaactttcaggACATCATGGGAAGTActaatccaccaacgtgttcacactggagcgacgccgtactggtgtgaacagtgtgggaaaactttcaagACATCAGGTGCCCTAAAAacccaccaacgtgttcacactggagaaaaaccgtattggtgtgaacagtgtgggaaaacttttgCTCAATCAGGTGCCCTAAAAAagcaccaacgtgttcacactggagagaaaccgtacaggtgtgaacagtgtgggaaaactttcactatGTCAGGTAACCTAAAAAAGCACCaatgtgttcacactggagagaaaccgtactgctgtgaacagtgtgggaaaactttcactacaCCAGGttacctaaaaatccaccaccGTGTTCACAcgggagagaaaccgtactggtgtgaccaGTGTGGAAAAGCTTTCACTCAATCAAATAACCTAAAactccaccaacgtgttcacact